In Halobaculum magnesiiphilum, the following proteins share a genomic window:
- a CDS encoding transporter, with protein MGDAQTNATATGTGESNASGIRERVSLAGGAAAGVGAYLLGYLVTYVTQAGAVRDRLSTLNFLTSLFGGDPVAAWQGVGWYFYNAHFVATVSPSFGGGTRSSDLLASADAGLAYLYAVPPLALLLAGAAVALVEGVDDPTDGALAALGVVPAYFLLAVVGTVVFAYGVGDAGSVHPDYVTGALLAGLVYPAVFGGVGGALGSFVGGA; from the coding sequence ATGGGGGATGCCCAAACGAACGCGACAGCGACGGGAACGGGAGAATCGAACGCATCCGGGATACGCGAGCGCGTGTCGCTCGCCGGCGGCGCGGCCGCGGGGGTCGGCGCGTACCTGCTCGGCTACCTCGTGACGTACGTGACGCAGGCTGGGGCGGTACGCGATCGCCTCTCGACGCTGAACTTCCTCACGAGCCTGTTCGGCGGCGACCCCGTCGCCGCGTGGCAGGGCGTCGGCTGGTACTTCTACAACGCTCACTTCGTGGCGACCGTGTCGCCGTCGTTCGGCGGCGGGACGCGCTCGTCGGATCTGCTCGCGAGCGCCGACGCCGGCCTGGCGTACCTGTACGCGGTGCCGCCGCTCGCGCTCCTGCTGGCCGGCGCGGCGGTCGCGCTCGTCGAGGGCGTCGACGACCCGACCGACGGGGCGCTCGCCGCCCTCGGCGTCGTCCCCGCGTACTTCCTGCTCGCGGTCGTCGGCACCGTCGTCTTCGCGTACGGCGTCGGCGATGCCGGCAGCGTCCACCCGGACTACGTCACTGGCGCGCTGCTCGCGGGCCTCGTCTATCCCGCCGTCTTCGGCGGCGTCGGCGGAGCGCTCGGCTCGTTCGTCGGCGGCGCCTGA
- a CDS encoding GNAT family N-acetyltransferase, with protein MSDSGEAEDADDAGDPSDPDATIRPYEPNDADALWGLKRGFETGLGDGTGGDAKAATYEAKLTEEYRRRWLDWVDRCVDEQAATVTVAAVGGDAGAGEAAAGDAADDDTGGHDGDPDDNDDPSALAGYVFVLPESLSFVWDAAVLNEVYVRPEYRGTGVADDLMEAALSTAREQDLPLDRMVLDVDRENERAQAFYERYGFEHWGEMVARDL; from the coding sequence ATGAGCGACTCCGGCGAGGCGGAAGACGCGGACGACGCGGGCGACCCGAGTGACCCCGACGCGACGATCCGGCCGTACGAACCGAACGACGCGGACGCGCTGTGGGGACTCAAGCGCGGCTTCGAGACGGGACTCGGCGACGGCACGGGCGGCGACGCGAAGGCCGCGACGTACGAGGCGAAACTCACCGAGGAGTACCGGCGACGGTGGCTCGACTGGGTCGACCGCTGCGTCGACGAGCAGGCGGCGACCGTGACGGTCGCGGCGGTCGGCGGCGACGCGGGCGCCGGCGAAGCGGCGGCCGGCGACGCGGCCGACGACGACACGGGCGGCCACGACGGCGATCCCGACGACAACGACGACCCGTCGGCGCTCGCGGGCTACGTGTTCGTCCTCCCGGAGTCGCTGTCGTTCGTCTGGGACGCCGCCGTGCTCAACGAGGTGTACGTGCGCCCCGAGTATCGGGGCACGGGCGTCGCCGACGACCTGATGGAGGCGGCGCTGTCGACCGCCCGCGAGCAGGACCTCCCGCTGGACCGCATGGTGCTCGACGTTGACCGCGAGAACGAGCGCGCGCAGGCGTTCTACGAGCGATACGGCTTCGAACACTGGGGCGAGATGGTCGCCCGCGACCTGTAG